From Plasmodium relictum strain SGS1 genome assembly, chromosome: 8, the proteins below share one genomic window:
- a CDS encoding protein phosphatase, putative: MILIFFSLLIIFLSNMSTYKKESTSNAYFIVVEKLKRKMNYLLKKEDCYFYRHNLNIFSKEFEKQLKKKSETKNELGMLNNFIDKLIFLYTNNKNYNKKCDKKLNKSSNELKVVVKPPYLLSKKNLSFNFFNFANHIYVKYKLKKNALFSLNKETYSSFDKHSFSTNYKIIKHPDKEESEDCCLNGKDFMAIADGVGSWIKYGVNPRKYPERFLQLLYKKINENINMKIEDVLNYAYLNTDIEGSATICLIIFNNNNTISTAVIGDSQFMIIRNDNIIYKSKPQQYEFNFPYQLGSNSISKPNDAEIAHIEVQKNDIIVAGTDGLWDNLYDNQILNIVKQNNFSSLSEKIANEAFNYSKMKRWMSPYIKNYNKIFRCHKTGGKMDDITVSCALVC; the protein is encoded by the coding sequence atgattttaatatttttttcccttttaattatttttttaagtaatatGTCAACTTATAAAAAGGAATCCACCTCTAATGCATATTTCATAGTTGTAGAAAaattgaaaagaaaaatgaattatttactaaaaaagGAAGATTGCTACTTTTATCGACATaatcttaatattttttcaaaggAGTTTgaaaaacaattaaaaaaaaaaagtgaaacgAAAAATGAACTGGGAatgttaaataattttattgacaaattaatttttttatatactaacaataaaaattataataagaaatgtgataaaaaattaaataaaagttcAAATGAACTAAAAGTTGTGGTTAAACCACCATATTtgttatcaaaaaaaaatttatcttttaatttttttaattttgcaAATCATATTTatgttaaatataaattaaaaaaaaatgccctgttttcattaaataaagaaacaTATTCTTCATTTGATAAACACTCTTTTTCAACTAAttacaaaataattaaacaTCCTGATAAAGAAGAAAGTGAAGATTGTTGTTTAAATGGTAAGGATTTTATGGCTATTGCTGATGGAGTAGGATCCTGGATAAAATATGGGGTAAATCCAAGAAAATATCCTGAAAGATTTTTACaacttttatataaaaaaataaatgaaaatattaatatgaaAATAGAAGATGTTTTAAACTATGCTTATTTAAATACTGATATTGAAGGATCAGCTACTATTTgtctaataatttttaacaaTAACAATACTATATCAACAGCTGTAATTGGTGATTCTCAATTTATGATTATTCGAAATGATAATATCATATATAAGTCTAAGCCACAACAGTATGAATTTAATTTTCCTTACCAGTTAGGAAGTAATTCAATAAGCAAGCCAAATGATGCGGAAATCGCACATATAGAAGTACAAAAGAATGACATCATTGTTGCAGGAACAGATGGTTTATGGGATAATTTATATGATAATCAAATTTTAAACATAgttaaacaaaataatttttcatccTTATCAGAAAAAATAGCAAATGAAGCATTTAATTAttcaaaaatgaaaagatGGATGTCaccatatataaaaaattataataaaatatttagatGCCATAAAACAGGAGGGAAAATGGATGACATAACTGTATCATGTGCACTTGTTTGCTAA
- a CDS encoding tubulin--tyrosine ligase, putative, with the protein MDESLIHHDKNKYDAILKKNKYLYKIQLSNTRYDIIRRVVQDSKYWVESHPDSNDWDVIWVDTSISEERFRKLKKFQKINHFIGMRGITRKDELSKNLKKMKKNFPQSYNFFPLTWILPNEISDFKNYYKQNTSSKTYIVKLKNSCQGKGIYLTKKLDNINKYESCIIQKYIHKPLLINGLKFDIRLYVLVTGCDPLRIFLHEDGLVRFSIEKYKLPKSKNLKQVNMHLTNFAINKKSDKFENSLNPDDATMGHKRSWKAVLQKLKEQGLPMDSIMTKIEHMIVKTICSIQPELKHYYNSAHISDYSNSMCFEILGFDILLDHKLKPWLLEVNHSPSFRACSLVDEKVKYAVIRDTLNILHMRSKYRLIHIQEYLNLQKFRKKYNDLLVKNKKELKEKLTISRFQYENKNLGGYKRIYPLKELLDYENLILYVSNSWNKSIGIPYSMKKDSFEYLFEEQIKRKKIKEKLSINDKSTIEKYPLSQDNLEYNKFYSNRAHINISNCSTSC; encoded by the coding sequence ATGGATGAAAGTCTAATACAccatgataaaaataaatatgatgctattttaaaaaaaaataaatatctttATAAAATTCAATTATCTAATACAAGATATGATATTATTAGAAGAGTTGTTCAAGATTCAAAATATTGGGTAGAATCTCATCCAGATTCTAATGATTGGGATGTTATATGGGTAGACACGTCTATATCCGAAGAAAGGTTCCGAAAGTTAAAAAAgtttcaaaaaattaatcATTTTATTGGAATGAGAGGTATAACAAGAAAAGATGAACTgtctaaaaatttaaaaaaaatgaaaaagaattttCCTCAAagctataatttttttcctcTTACATGGATTTTACCCAACGAAATCTCCGATTTTAAGAATTATTATAAGCAGAACACTAGCTCAAAAACATATATAGTTAAATTAAAGAACTCTTGCCAAGGAAAAGGTAtttatttaacaaaaaaattagacaacataaataaatatgaaagttgtataattcaaaaatatatacataaaccACTACTAATTAATGGATTGAAGTTTGATATCAGATTATATGTTTTAGTAACAGGGTGTGATCCACtaagaatatttttacatgAAGATGGTTTAGTGAGATTTTCAATTGAAAAGTATAAATTACCAAAATCAAAGAACCTGAAACAAGTAAATATGCATTTAACTAATTTTGCAATCAACAAAAAATCGGATAAATTTGAAAATTCGTTAAATCCTGATGACGCTACCATGGGGCATAAGAGAAGTTGGAAAGCCgttttacaaaaattaaaagaacaaGGATTACCCATGGATTCTATAATGACAAAAATTGAACATATGATTGTTAAAACAATTTGCTCAATACAACCTGAATTAAAACATTATTATAATTCAGCACACATAAGTGATTATTCAAATAGTATGTGCTTTGAAATATTAGGATTTGATATTTTATTGGATCATAAATTAAAGCCTTGGTTACTTGAAGTAAATCATTCCCCTTCTTTTAGAGCATGCTCTTTGGTCGATGAGAAGGTAAAATATGCAGTTATAAGAGACACCTTGAATATTTTACATATGCGCTCAAAATATAGATTAATTCATATTCAAGAATATTTAAACTtacaaaaatttagaaaaaaatataatgatttgttagtaaaaaataaaaaagaactaaaagaaaaattgacTATAAGTAGATTTCAGtatgaaaacaaaaatttaggtggatataaaagaatttatcccttaaaagaattattagaTTATGAAAATCTTATATTATATGTTTCCAATTCCTGGAATAAGTCAATTGGTATACCATATTCTATGAAAAAAGATTCATTCGAATATCTGTTTGAAgaacaaataaaaagaaaaaagataaaagaaaaattatctaTAAATGATAAATCAACAATTGAGAAATATCCACTTTCTCAAGATAATttagaatataataaattctaTTCAAATAGAGctcatataaatattagtAATTGCTCCACATCAtgctaa
- a CDS encoding ribosomal protein L43, mitochondrial, putative has translation MCSNGVYQLKKILLKYSETGHSSRNVRFFLRFILPDYKEENKHLNFEIQHEQYEEPLAIFEYINNSKYEISLKDIKSKHIVDIINLYKDSAGNTDFLKHGGPKVYSNRRSIQGLWCPSIYSELNAISYLKKKKKNNIKLPKYTRESLNLNYDVIKGNGRWGNENLFPKGFDQKYLKNIFCFPFIDSLPKKSEQNNSCNAYEPHINSFYKFYKN, from the exons atgtgtTCTAATGGTGTgtatcaattaaaaaaaattttattgaaatataGTGAAACAGGGCATAGTAGTAGGAATGTTCGTTTTTTTTTGAGATTTATTTTACCCGattataaagaagaaaataaacaTTTAAATTTCGAAATACAACATGAGCAATATGAAGAACCATTAGCTAtatttgaatatataaataatagcaAATACGAAATATcattaaaagatataaaatctAAGCATATTGTTgacattattaatttatataaagataGTGCTGGGAACActgattttttaaaacatggTGGCCCTAAAGTTTACTCAAATAGAAGAAGTATtcaa gGATTATGGTGTCCAAGTATATATAGTGAATTAAATGCcatttcttatttaaaaaaaaaaaaaaagaataatattaaattgcCAAAATATACAAGAGAAagtttaaatttaaattatgatgTTATAAAAGGCAATGGTAGATGGGGTAATGAAAACTTATTCCCAAAAGGTTTTGaccaaaaatatttaaaaaacattttttgcTTTCCTTTTATAGATAGTTTGCCAAAAAAAAGTGAACAAAATAATAGTTGTAATGCATATGAACCACatataaattctttttataaattttacaaaaattaa
- a CDS encoding DNA2/NAM7 helicase, putative, translated as MKMWEEWDDEYFTKIFFDWNIFIKYSKDNEFKDLEENVKKELMNSKNFNLNEEDDKDTEDNVLLILRSFIKEKKYIDVSDYLVNIILRWNYYTSLRSEKELDLNSVKNRLKIDLDIRPLPDVYNNFEEYFYTYFPLFLIETQQLINNKKENDDVAEYDVTIVNDMKEMFNFDFCINIAFDNLIYSNIFYGDLVLLRFIPKKTAKTDSNHLCTPVFSKKNTEILLNSSQNNENDNLSVDSYSSCGNSQKSLDIEETENDKNSPIFYDGCENNKKNFINFKKEIEKDEKLRESNNYDKTCYNELKEEKNKNPKKNNFNKEETMNNSISYNNLGEEKNDDTNDDIYMIRKYCVRHLLGYVVSKNKENIKIKFNLNCKNFDIIDKVRKDIIYEIFCREKLSDYFIRLSKVTSLISTLKLFNCLFNFRNSSILGEVIENEDKNSFVCNSKQEKKRKKNEVVNDDDNEKIEINKEVKMNKDKVLKYNNNEIQNIHLNGQLNEDYLKEKIKHYLKKFRLSVEKNEEKIILKDDEQHTLIENNYDECNESNFSENSFSENDFNVINENNGITGKKNYKKNFNQYRGFKYIPLLLKKKILNMYNKYQLRAINNSIINDGITLIQGPPGTGKTTTILGIISALIFFQTNETETKESFKNEYLSTNNLENGKKRKSPYAWLNYDKNHDYCYINENCFDAMEYEDFHHFQENNEEENKNFFQINRNKNNKNENNYAYAIHLSIMNASNRTSKFNEKLSENINEEDIHKNNENRIKNVIGLTESYYYSYVNNDYSLKKTDPLEKNLNEKYGYSYYVKDINTEINQNENFEKNKCDEKTNIDKNFMKNNIKHEDFNEKHINKDKNENSVKNDMKEQKINKLNLLKNKKILVCAPSNAAIDEILRRLISSNRGILDENGNPFNPIVTRIGGNVSTDLLEFSLEFKEQLFLLLNKNDENKFIKRNLLKTSTIICSTLSSSSNTSLINYIDYFDAIIIDEASQSVELDILIPLSFSCKKIILVGDPKQLSATVFSLFAKKYKYSRSLFERLQKKYKLNKSKYNLLSIQYRMHPEISHFPKKYYYKNKITDAPYFLFILLKEIEINKYIKGIKNKENGYIKNLCNFNLFHFIENNFGNLPKNFNDITLCKKNQGLIDWFFIPLLQHSVFYDISFSKQKKIRNSYINIDESEVVLQFIEFLDYIFTSENVHEWYRRIGIITPYSTEKYFLKKELNVFFTKRGYKNNISNFIDIGTVDGFQGTEKDIIIFVCVRTKGSFKKKKKKNLIDENEDMLNFSSESSIDETDQSNLFFSNYKRLNVALTRARYNLFIFGNCSFLRNCDAWNKIIQHYRINKKIIKIKHKIFVNKMKILSDNINEENLFDDKLQLFNKKIENSFYNKNIIDYNFLLSNEKEDPPFDLKNFLYSSEINQSESVTENESNDRNIYSIETKVQTNNNQKESDIINFFKELDIDHDEILDDSNCSTGEIKKEDIENNKEHKEFSKKEKIKGKYEVSEYKEEQKREKNEKEDEDKYGNERDENLLDKNNIITNKSREQIKFTSIEKNNDREENILVERSKEEQINDLNLENTKIHTLSLHNTTKEDVNVAFNKTTIMKTCDSLSINENESKIDSVSHENKIYLRNHNYFIDTLYNYCKSNKELYIAMKSILPNFCENFLYKHNF; from the coding sequence ATGAAAATGTGGGAAGAATGGGACGATGAATACTTTACaaagattttttttgattggaacatattcattaaatattCAAAAGATAATGAATTTAAAGATTTAGAAGAAAATGTAAAGAAAGAACTTATGAATtcgaaaaattttaatttaaatgaagaagatgaCAAAGATACTGAAGATAATGTTTTGTTAATACTTCGttcttttattaaagaaaaaaaatatattgatgTTTCTGATTACTTggttaatattattttaaggTGGAATTATTATACAAGTTTAAGAAGTGAAAAAGAGTTAGATTTAAATTCTGTAAAGAATAGATTAAAAATAGATTTAGATATACGTCCGTTGCCGGatgtttataataattttgaagaatatttttatacatatttccctttatttttaatagaaacacaacaattaataaataataagaaaGAAAATGATGATGTGGCAGAATATGATGTGACTATAGTAAATGATATGAAAGAAATGTTTAATTTTGATTTCTGCATTAACATAGCATTcgataatttaatatattctaACATTTTTTATGGTGATCTTGTTTTATTAAGATTTATACCCAAAAAAACAGCAAAAACAGATTCAAATCATTTATGCACTCCtgtattttcaaaaaaaaacacaGAAATACTATTAAATTCTTCacaaaataatgaaaatgataatttatcTGTAGATTCTTATTCTTCATGTGGTAATTCTCAGAAATCATTAGATATTGAAGAAACGGAAAATGATAAGAATTCACCCATTTTTTATGACGGATgtgaaaataataagaaaaattttataaattttaaaaaagaaattgaaaAGGATGAAAAACTAAGAGAAAGtaataattatgataaaacatgttataatgaattaaaagaggaaaaaaataaaaatcctaaaaaaaataacttcaACAAGGAGGAAACAATGAATAATAGCATATCTTACAATAATTTAggggaagaaaaaaatgatgatacTAATGATGATATATACATGATTAGAAAATATTGTGTACGACATTTATTAGGTTATGTAGtttcaaaaaataaggaaaatattaaaattaaattcaatttaaattgtaaaaattttGACATTATTGATAAAGTAAGGAAAGACAtaatttatgaaattttCTGTAGAGAGAAGTTAAGTGACTACTTTATCCGCTTATCAAAAGTAACGAGTTTAATTTCAACACTTAAACTATTTAAttgtttatttaattttaggAATTCTTCCATATTAGGTGAAGTTATTGAAAACGAAGATAAAAATAGCTTTGTCTGCAATTcaaaacaagaaaaaaaacgtAAAAAAAACGAAGTAGTTAATGACGacgataatgaaaaaatagaaattaataaggaagtaaaaatgaacaaagataaagttttaaaatacaataataatgaaatacaaaatattcatttaaatgGTCAATTAAACGaagattatttaaaagagaaaattaaacactatttaaaaaaatttagattatcagtagaaaaaaatgaagaaaaaattattcttaaaGACGATGAGCAACATACCCTTATTGAGAATAATTATGATGAGTGCAATGAAAGCAATTTTAGTGAGAATAGTTTTAGTGAAAATGATTTCAAtgtaattaatgaaaataatggaataacaggaaaaaaaaattataaaaaaaattttaatcaaTATAGAggttttaaatatataccattgttgttaaaaaaaaaaattttaaatatgtataataaatatCAACTAAGAGCTATCAATAATAGTATTATAAATGATGGAATAACTCTAATTCAAGGTCCACCAGGAACAGGAAAAACTACTACAATTTTAGGTATAATTAGtgcattaattttttttcaaacaAATGAAACGGAAACAAAagaatcatttaaaaatgaatatttgtctactaataatttagaaaatggaaaaaagagaaaaagtcCATATGCTTGGCtaaattatgataaaaacCATGATTACTgttatattaatgaaaattgtTTTGATGCAATGGAATATGAagattttcatcattttcaagaaaataatgaagaggaaaataaaaatttttttcaaataaatagaaataaaaacaataaaaatgaaaataattatgcaTATGCTATACACCTCAGTATTATGAATGCATCAAACAGAACATCAAAATTCAATGAGAAACTAAGTGAgaatataaatgaagaagatattcataaaaataatgaaaatagaataaaaaatgtaataggTTTAACAGAATCATATTATTATTCCTATGTAAATAATgattattcattaaaaaaaacagaccctttagaaaaaaatttaaatgaaaaatacgGCTACTCTTATTATGTTAAAGATATAAATACAGaaataaatcaaaatgaaaattttgagAAAAATAAGTGTGATGAGAAAACAAATATtgacaaaaattttatgaaaaataatataaagcatgaagattttaatgaaaaacatataaataaagataaaaatgaaaacagTGTAAAAAACGATATGAAggaacaaaaaataaataaattgaatttattaaaaaacaaGAAAATTTTGGTTTGTGCTCCATCTAATGCAGCTATAGATGAAATATTAAGAAGATTAATTTCATCAAATAGAGGAATATTAGATGAAAATGGAAATCCTTTTAATCCTATCGTGACAAGAATAGGAGGAAATGTAAGTACAGATTTATTAGAATTTAGTCTAGAATTTAAAGAACAACTATTTTtactattaaataaaaatgatgaaaacaAGTTTATCAAAAGAAATCTTTTAAAAACATCTACTATTATATGTTCTACTTTATCTTCTAGTTCTAATACTTcattaattaattatatagatTATTTTGATGCAATTATCATTGATGAAGCGTCGCAATCTGTTGAATTAGATATATTGATCcctttatcattttcttgcaaaaaaattatattagtaGGAGATCCAAAGCAACTATCAGCTActgttttttctttatttgctAAGAAATATAAGTATTCTAGATCACTTTTTGAAAgactacaaaaaaaatataaattgaataaatcaaaatataatttattatctaTTCAATATAGAATGCATCCAGAAATTTCACATTTTcccaaaaaatattattataagaaCAAAATTACTGATGCACcatattttctatttatactacttaaagaaatagaaataaataaatacattaaaggaataaaaaataaagaaaatggatacataaaaaatttatgtaatttCAACTTATTTCACTtcattgaaaataattttggtAACTTacctaaaaattttaatgacataactttatgtaaaaaaaatcaagGGTTAATTGACTGGTTCTTTATACCTTTATTACAGCATAGTGTATTTTACGATATATCATTTtctaaacaaaaaaaaattagaaattcatatattaatattgaTGAAAGTGAAGTTGTTTTACAATTTATTGAATTTTtagattatatttttacttcaGAAAATGTACATGAGTGGTATAGAAGAATCGGTATCATAACCCCATATTCTacagaaaaatattttctaaaaaaggaattaaacgtcttttttacaaaaagaggttacaaaaataatatttctaattttattGATATAGGAACAGTGGATGGATTTCAAGGAACagaaaaagatattataatttttgtatgtGTAAGAACAAAAggatcttttaaaaaaaaaaaaaaaaaaaatttaattgatGAAAATGAGGATATGTTAAACTTTAGTTCGGAATCTTCTATAGATGAAACGGATCAATcgaatttatttttctctaaTTACAAAAGATTAAATGTGGCTTTAACTAGAGCTcgatataatttatttattttcggAAACTGTAGCTTTTTAAGAAATTGTGATGCATGgaataaaattattcaacattatagaataaataaaaaaattattaaaatcaaacataaaatttttgttaacaaaatgaaaattttatcagataatattaatgaagaGAACTTATTTGATGATAAGCTgcaattatttaataaaaaaattgaaaattcattctataacaaaaatattattgattacaattttttattaagtaatgaaaaagaagatcCTCCATTtgatttaaagaattttctttattctaGTGAAATAAACCAAAGTGAAAGTGTAACAGAAAATGAAAGTAATgatagaaatatttattctaTTGAAACAAAAGTACAAACAAACAATAATCAAAAAGAAAGCGATatcatcaatttttttaaagaattagaTATTGATCATGATGAAATATTAGATGATTCAAATTGTTCAACAGGTgagataaaaaaagaagacaTAGAGAATAATAAGGAACACAAAGAATTTtcgaaaaaggaaaaaataaaagggaAATATGAAGTAAGTGAATATAAAGAGGAacaaaaaagagaaaaaaatgaaaaagaggATGAAGATAAATATGGAAATGAAAGagatgaaaatttattagataaaaataatattattacgAACAAATCAAGAgaacaaataaaatttacaagcattgaaaaaaataatgatagaGAGGAAAATATATTAGTAGAAAGAAGTAAAGAAGAGCAAATAAATGActtaaatttagaaaatacaaaaatacaTACATTATCATTGCATAATACAACTAAAGAGGATGTTAATGTTGCATTCAATAAAACAACCATTATGAAAACATGTGATTCTCTTagtattaatgaaaatgagaGTAAAATAGATTCCGTTTCacatgaaaataaaatatatttaaggAATCATAATTACTTTATTGACACACTTTATAATTATTGTAAatcaaataaagaattatatatagCAATGAAAAGTATTTTACCTAATTTTtgtgaaaattttttatataaacacaatttttaa